One window from the genome of Paraneptunicella aestuarii encodes:
- the xseA gene encoding exodeoxyribonuclease VII large subunit, whose product MTNQARSHIFTVSKLNRFAKHILESEIGQIWISAEISNFVAAASGHWYFTLKDERAQIKAAMFRNSNRLGRFKPKNGDKILVRGNISLYEPRGDFQLIVSHIEPEGEGLLKQQYEFIKQKLANEGLFAPVHKKPIPENPKTVGVITSSTGAAWHDIVTVLQRRNPTINIVLYPSQVQGEGSEQQLLKALHTANQRNEVDVLILGRGGGSMEDLWSFNDEQLARAIFQSSIPIISAVGHEIDFTIADFVADVRAPTPSAAAELASAPLHHTLERLHKLTQRMQKCSLSHLQHAQYRYRIAKQQLQSNHPRSQLLQQQQLLDNLSLNLSRLWQDSLMRKTVALEKQHSRLSQMHPKHQLAGYHQRIQYLSDKLLVNMTNRLQSRQQKLGQVAQLLDTVSPLATLARGYTLTYKNGQIAKNAANLNVGDTISTRFKDGDVISTIKSISET is encoded by the coding sequence ATGACCAATCAAGCACGTAGCCATATTTTTACCGTCAGCAAATTAAACCGATTTGCCAAACACATTCTGGAATCCGAGATTGGTCAGATCTGGATATCGGCGGAAATATCCAACTTCGTCGCGGCAGCTTCCGGTCATTGGTACTTCACCTTAAAAGACGAACGAGCTCAAATCAAAGCAGCCATGTTTCGCAACAGCAATCGTTTAGGCAGATTCAAACCCAAAAACGGTGACAAGATTTTAGTTAGAGGCAATATCAGCCTGTACGAACCTCGTGGCGATTTCCAGCTTATCGTTTCTCACATAGAGCCGGAGGGTGAAGGCCTACTCAAGCAACAGTACGAATTCATCAAACAAAAATTAGCCAATGAAGGCTTATTCGCTCCCGTACATAAAAAACCCATTCCGGAAAATCCTAAAACCGTGGGCGTGATCACCTCATCCACCGGTGCAGCCTGGCATGACATTGTCACGGTATTGCAACGCCGTAACCCAACCATCAATATCGTGTTATATCCTAGTCAGGTGCAAGGCGAAGGCTCTGAACAGCAATTACTAAAAGCGCTACACACTGCCAATCAACGTAACGAAGTAGACGTGTTAATTTTGGGACGCGGTGGTGGCTCCATGGAAGATCTATGGAGCTTTAATGATGAACAGTTAGCTCGCGCCATCTTTCAATCCAGCATTCCCATCATTAGTGCCGTTGGACACGAAATAGATTTCACCATTGCCGATTTTGTTGCCGATGTTCGAGCGCCTACCCCCTCTGCCGCCGCTGAACTCGCTAGCGCGCCGTTACATCACACATTAGAACGCTTGCACAAACTAACTCAACGCATGCAGAAATGCAGCTTGTCTCACCTACAACATGCGCAATATCGTTATCGTATTGCGAAACAGCAACTGCAAAGCAATCACCCTCGTAGTCAGCTATTGCAACAACAGCAGCTGCTGGATAATTTGAGCCTGAACCTGAGCAGGCTTTGGCAAGACAGTTTGATGCGCAAAACCGTGGCGCTGGAAAAACAACATTCGCGACTGAGTCAGATGCATCCCAAACATCAATTAGCCGGATATCATCAACGCATCCAGTATTTGTCGGATAAACTACTGGTCAACATGACGAATCGCTTACAATCTCGCCAACAAAAACTGGGACAAGTGGCTCAACTTCTTGATACAGTGAGCCCACTCGCAACATTGGCTCGTGGCTACACTTTAACGTATAAAAATGGCCAAATAGCGAAAAACGCTGCAAACCTGAATGTAGGTGATACCATAAGTACCAGATTTAAAGATGGTGATGTGATCAGCACGATTAAATCAATATCTGAAACCTGA
- the guaB gene encoding IMP dehydrogenase encodes MLRLAKEALTFDDVLLVPRHSEVLPHQASLKTRLTRNVELNIPLVAAAMDTVTEAQLAIALAQEGGMGFIHKNMPAEEQANHVRMVKKYESGVVFDPVTVSPHATLEEVSQLSRELGYSGFPVVDDDNNLVGIVTGRDLRFEKNLSLEVSSVMTPKERLVTVTEGADPDQVLFLMHEHRIEKILVVDDHFKLVGLITVKDFQKAESKPNACKDSLGRLRVGAAVGVGPENRHRIALLVEAGVDVLLIDTSHGHSQGVLNGVAEVREAYPDLELIAGNVATGEGAKALADAGVDAVKVGIGPGSICTTRIVTGCGVPQITAVSDAVAALKGTGIPVIADGGIRFSGDIAKAIVAGASCVMVGSMFAGTEEAPGEVELYQGRYYKSYRGMGSLGAMNQKHGSSDRYFHIDKAAEKLVPEGIEGRVAYKGPIANIVHQQMGGLRSAMGLTGCSNIEALRTEPQFVKVTAAGMGESHVHDVTITKEAPNYRLG; translated from the coding sequence ATGTTGCGTTTAGCCAAAGAAGCCCTCACGTTTGATGACGTATTACTTGTCCCTAGACACTCAGAAGTTTTACCTCACCAAGCTAGTTTAAAAACTCGTCTTACTCGTAATGTCGAACTGAATATTCCCCTTGTCGCGGCGGCGATGGATACGGTAACTGAGGCTCAACTCGCAATTGCTCTTGCTCAAGAAGGCGGTATGGGTTTTATCCATAAAAATATGCCGGCGGAAGAGCAAGCCAACCACGTTCGTATGGTTAAGAAGTATGAAAGTGGTGTTGTGTTTGATCCTGTTACTGTTTCTCCTCATGCTACCCTTGAAGAAGTCAGTCAATTAAGTCGTGAATTAGGATACTCCGGTTTCCCTGTTGTTGATGATGACAACAATCTTGTGGGAATCGTGACGGGTCGTGATTTACGATTCGAGAAAAACCTGTCGTTAGAAGTCAGCAGCGTAATGACACCCAAAGAACGTTTGGTAACCGTTACGGAAGGTGCTGATCCGGATCAGGTGCTATTCCTGATGCATGAGCATCGTATCGAAAAAATCCTGGTTGTTGACGATCACTTCAAATTGGTCGGTTTGATCACCGTTAAAGATTTCCAAAAAGCTGAAAGTAAGCCTAATGCCTGTAAAGATAGCTTGGGACGCTTGCGTGTTGGCGCTGCTGTGGGTGTTGGCCCTGAAAACCGTCATCGTATCGCATTGTTGGTTGAAGCCGGTGTTGATGTACTGTTGATTGATACCTCTCATGGCCATTCGCAAGGTGTATTGAACGGTGTCGCAGAAGTACGCGAAGCTTATCCTGACTTGGAATTGATCGCAGGTAACGTAGCAACAGGCGAAGGCGCGAAAGCCTTGGCTGATGCTGGCGTTGATGCGGTTAAAGTAGGTATTGGCCCGGGCTCAATTTGTACTACTCGTATCGTAACAGGCTGTGGTGTGCCACAAATTACCGCGGTTTCTGATGCTGTTGCGGCACTGAAAGGCACGGGTATTCCTGTTATCGCTGACGGTGGTATTCGTTTCTCTGGTGATATTGCCAAGGCGATTGTTGCCGGCGCAAGTTGCGTCATGGTCGGTAGTATGTTTGCAGGAACAGAAGAAGCGCCTGGTGAAGTAGAACTTTACCAAGGTCGTTACTACAAATCTTATCGTGGCATGGGATCGTTAGGCGCGATGAACCAGAAACATGGTTCTTCTGATCGCTATTTCCATATTGATAAAGCGGCTGAAAAACTGGTTCCTGAAGGCATTGAAGGACGTGTTGCCTACAAAGGCCCTATTGCCAATATCGTGCATCAGCAAATGGGTGGTTTGCGCTCAGCAATGGGCTTGACGGGATGCTCTAACATCGAAGCCTTACGTACGGAACCACAGTTTGTGAAAGTGACTGCTGCGGGTATGGGCGAGTCTCATGTTCACGATGTGACTATTACTAAAGAAGCGCCTAATTACCGTTTAGGGTAA
- a CDS encoding thioesterase family protein has product MQKGSRYELDYHVTSEDLAKALSMTDEDDFPEVLATARMVALMELAAARLLRPMLQTQQLSVGVHVDIEHMAATPCSEDVKAVAEFVDMQGKLYLFNVELWDNGGLAGKGTHTRAVIDTERLEQGAKRRIQAGAN; this is encoded by the coding sequence ATGCAAAAAGGCAGTCGTTATGAACTTGACTATCATGTGACTTCTGAAGACTTGGCGAAAGCATTGTCGATGACAGACGAAGATGACTTTCCAGAAGTATTGGCAACAGCAAGAATGGTTGCCCTGATGGAATTGGCGGCAGCGCGTTTGTTAAGACCTATGCTGCAAACTCAGCAATTATCCGTTGGGGTGCATGTCGATATTGAACATATGGCGGCAACACCTTGCAGTGAAGATGTTAAAGCGGTTGCTGAGTTTGTTGATATGCAAGGCAAGCTGTATTTGTTCAATGTTGAGCTTTGGGATAACGGTGGATTAGCAGGAAAGGGGACACATACTCGAGCTGTGATCGACACTGAAAGATTAGAGCAAGGCGCGAAACGTAGAATTCAGGCCGGCGCAAATTAA
- a CDS encoding CidA/LrgA family protein: MLHAIFFIFLFQLLGEVIQKLLQITIPGPVIGLVLLVIFLIAKERFGKRWLSETFERDLIATSESILRYLPLLFVPIGVGVVLHVSLFKGTLLQVLVLLVVGTCSTIAFTAWVMQKVQDKTQEKRLAKSHLKGEMEEKGDKHD, encoded by the coding sequence ATGTTGCATGCCATTTTCTTTATTTTTCTATTTCAATTGCTTGGAGAAGTAATTCAAAAGCTTCTCCAAATTACCATCCCAGGCCCGGTTATCGGGCTTGTTCTTCTGGTTATCTTTCTTATTGCTAAAGAACGTTTTGGCAAACGATGGTTGTCGGAAACCTTCGAGCGAGATTTGATCGCTACTTCTGAAAGTATTTTGCGTTACTTACCTCTGCTTTTTGTACCTATTGGTGTGGGAGTCGTGTTGCATGTTTCCTTGTTTAAGGGAACCTTGTTGCAAGTGTTGGTGCTTTTGGTTGTAGGAACGTGTAGCACTATTGCATTCACCGCGTGGGTAATGCAGAAGGTGCAAGACAAAACGCAGGAAAAACGGCTAGCAAAAAGCCACTTAAAGGGAGAGATGGAAGAAAAGGGAGATAAGCATGACTGA
- the mltF gene encoding membrane-bound lytic murein transglycosylase MltF has protein sequence MQKKPLKLINFSLILCCLFLLQSCDLLQQHNSLTRVLDEGVLKVGTRYGSTTYYVGATGEEGFEYELAQGFADYLGVRLEVFPYYNLNDMFPQLRQNHLDLIAAGITATPQRSQDFKFGPAYQDVSQKLVFKQGRTRPRNPSELDGSFTVTSGSSHAESLHQLKNTESEWRNISWRETDDEDEEELLQMVLDEKLDFTVSDSNTLNIMRRLYPELSVGFTIHDTQSIAWALNKNQDDALLAALIEYFGMVRENGKLAVLEDKYFGHVRQFNYVDTTSFLAAAKETLPKYQDWFEKYSADLDWRLIAAMSYQESHWNPRAKSPTGVRGMMMLTLPTAKELGVTSRLDPEQSIRGGTQYFRKLLRRIPERIQSPDRLWFALAAYNIGLGHLEDTRVLTEKSGGNPDLWIDVKQHLPLLRQKRFYKTTRYGYARGDEAIRYVTNIRRYYDSLVYLSDKNSTDSGN, from the coding sequence GTGCAAAAAAAACCACTCAAACTCATTAATTTCAGTCTTATTCTATGTTGCTTGTTTCTTCTGCAATCGTGCGATTTATTACAACAGCATAATAGTCTAACCCGTGTACTGGATGAAGGTGTGTTAAAAGTAGGTACTCGCTATGGCTCTACCACCTATTATGTAGGTGCGACTGGCGAAGAAGGTTTCGAGTATGAGTTAGCACAAGGTTTCGCTGACTATTTGGGTGTAAGGCTGGAAGTTTTTCCCTACTACAACCTCAACGACATGTTTCCTCAGTTGCGACAAAACCACCTGGATCTTATTGCCGCAGGCATCACCGCCACCCCACAGCGTAGTCAGGATTTCAAATTTGGCCCGGCTTATCAGGACGTCAGCCAAAAGCTGGTATTTAAACAGGGGCGTACTCGTCCTCGCAATCCTTCCGAGCTTGACGGCTCATTCACCGTAACATCTGGCAGTAGTCACGCAGAATCATTGCATCAACTTAAAAACACCGAAAGTGAGTGGAGGAATATTTCATGGCGTGAAACGGATGATGAAGACGAAGAAGAACTACTGCAAATGGTGTTAGATGAAAAACTGGACTTTACCGTTTCAGATTCAAATACATTAAATATCATGCGCCGTTTATATCCGGAGTTAAGCGTAGGTTTTACCATTCACGACACCCAATCCATCGCTTGGGCATTAAATAAAAATCAGGATGATGCGTTGCTGGCCGCACTGATTGAATATTTCGGTATGGTCAGAGAAAACGGTAAATTGGCGGTTTTAGAAGATAAATACTTCGGACATGTACGCCAGTTCAACTATGTGGATACCACGTCATTTCTAGCCGCCGCCAAAGAGACTCTTCCCAAATATCAGGATTGGTTTGAAAAATATTCCGCTGATTTGGATTGGCGTTTAATTGCCGCCATGAGCTATCAGGAAAGCCATTGGAACCCAAGAGCTAAATCACCCACAGGCGTGCGCGGCATGATGATGTTAACGCTCCCCACAGCGAAAGAGTTAGGCGTGACTTCTCGTCTTGACCCAGAACAAAGTATCCGAGGCGGCACTCAGTATTTTAGAAAATTGCTTCGTCGTATTCCTGAACGCATTCAGTCACCAGACCGATTATGGTTTGCGTTGGCTGCCTATAATATAGGACTGGGGCATCTGGAAGATACGCGTGTGTTAACGGAAAAATCAGGCGGCAATCCCGATCTTTGGATAGATGTAAAACAACATCTTCCCTTGCTCAGACAAAAGCGTTTCTACAAAACCACTCGCTATGGTTATGCCCGCGGTGATGAAGCGATTAGATATGTCACCAATATTCGACGTTATTACGACAGTTTGGTATACCTTTCAGATAAAAATTCCACTGATTCCGGGAACTAA
- a CDS encoding LrgB family protein produces MTEQDRLYQIWVYLQAEPLFWLTLTIGAFLVGDYLYKKSNQFPLVNPVAISIILVSSVLLIFDIDYERYFSGAKFIHFMLGPATVALAIPIYKKWHLITHNAKAIMAAVVLGSIFAILTTYALAILFDLDHQLILSLLPRSVTAPISMGISELIGGIPSLTAIITIITGIIGAALGAFVLDLMKIRSLSARGMGIGLASHGIGTARAMSRNEEAGVFSAVAMGLSGIVTSILVPIAVKILF; encoded by the coding sequence ATGACTGAACAGGATCGTTTGTATCAAATTTGGGTTTATCTTCAGGCCGAACCTTTATTCTGGTTAACGCTGACCATTGGTGCATTTTTGGTTGGTGATTATCTCTATAAGAAGTCGAATCAGTTTCCTTTGGTGAACCCTGTTGCGATTAGCATTATATTGGTTTCATCAGTATTACTGATTTTTGATATTGATTATGAGCGCTATTTTTCCGGTGCTAAATTTATTCATTTTATGCTTGGGCCTGCCACGGTTGCACTTGCGATCCCCATCTATAAGAAATGGCATTTGATTACTCATAATGCCAAGGCGATTATGGCTGCTGTTGTGCTTGGTTCGATCTTTGCGATCCTGACCACTTATGCTTTGGCAATTTTGTTCGATCTGGATCATCAGCTTATTTTGAGTTTGTTACCCAGAAGTGTTACCGCACCTATCTCAATGGGGATTTCTGAGCTCATTGGTGGCATACCCTCGTTAACCGCCATCATCACCATTATTACCGGTATTATCGGTGCGGCTTTGGGCGCATTCGTATTGGATTTGATGAAAATTAGAAGCTTATCGGCAAGAGGAATGGGAATTGGGTTGGCAAGTCATGGTATTGGTACTGCCAGAGCCATGAGCCGGAATGAGGAAGCGGGGGTTTTTTCTGCTGTCGCGATGGGGCTAAGTGGAATCGTGACTTCAATTCTGGTGCCTATCGCAGTGAAAATACTGTTTTAG
- the guaA gene encoding glutamine-hydrolyzing GMP synthase → MTTDIHKHKILILDFGSQYTQLIARRIREIGVYCELWAWDVDEEKIKDFAPNGIILSGGPESVTEANSPRAPEYVFNAGLPVLGICYGMQTMAEQLGGKVQGSTEREFGYAQIELIGKSNLFSRIEDHVNADGLAALDVWMSHGDKVVEMPEGFECIAKTASCPLAAIANTEKQFYGVQFHPEVTHTRQGERILAHFILDICGCEALWTPASIIEDAIQRIKDKVGSDEVILGLSGGVDSSVTAMLLHRAIGKNLTCVFVDNGLLRLNEGQQVMDMFGSHFGLNVIKVDAEDRFLSQLAGEDEPEAKRKIIGRVFVEVFDEEAKKCQNAKWLAQGTIYPDVIESAGSDTGKAHVIKSHHNVGGLPEDMELGLVEPLRELFKDEVRKIGLELGLPYDMLYRHPFPGPGLGVRVLGEVKKEYCDLLRRADAIFIEELMNADLYNKVSQAFTVFLPVRSVGVMGDARKYDWVVSLRAVETIDFMTAHWAHLPYDFLGKVSNRIINEIDGISRVVYDISGKPPATIEWE, encoded by the coding sequence ATGACTACTGACATACACAAGCACAAGATCCTGATACTGGATTTTGGTTCCCAATATACCCAATTAATTGCCAGACGAATTCGTGAAATTGGCGTTTACTGTGAGCTTTGGGCATGGGATGTGGATGAAGAGAAGATTAAAGACTTCGCACCCAATGGCATTATTTTATCTGGTGGCCCGGAATCGGTTACCGAAGCGAATTCTCCTCGCGCCCCTGAGTATGTGTTTAATGCTGGCTTGCCGGTTTTGGGCATTTGTTATGGCATGCAAACCATGGCTGAACAGTTGGGTGGCAAGGTTCAGGGGTCAACCGAGCGTGAATTTGGCTATGCACAAATTGAGCTGATAGGTAAGTCTAACCTGTTTAGCCGTATTGAAGATCATGTGAATGCTGATGGTTTGGCTGCGTTGGATGTATGGATGAGCCACGGCGACAAAGTGGTCGAAATGCCGGAAGGCTTTGAGTGTATTGCGAAAACAGCAAGCTGTCCGCTAGCGGCGATTGCCAATACCGAGAAGCAATTCTACGGCGTACAGTTCCACCCTGAGGTAACACATACTCGCCAGGGTGAGCGAATTCTGGCGCACTTTATTCTGGATATTTGTGGCTGTGAAGCCTTATGGACGCCAGCATCCATTATTGAAGATGCAATCCAGCGTATTAAGGATAAGGTTGGTAGTGACGAAGTCATACTGGGCTTGTCGGGCGGTGTTGATTCCTCTGTAACAGCAATGTTGCTACATCGTGCTATTGGTAAAAACCTTACTTGTGTATTCGTCGATAACGGATTGTTGCGTTTGAACGAAGGCCAGCAAGTCATGGATATGTTTGGCAGCCATTTTGGCTTAAATGTGATTAAGGTTGACGCTGAAGATCGCTTCTTATCTCAATTGGCTGGGGAAGATGAGCCAGAAGCCAAGCGTAAAATCATTGGTCGTGTATTTGTTGAAGTGTTCGACGAAGAAGCGAAAAAGTGTCAAAACGCAAAATGGCTGGCGCAAGGGACTATCTACCCTGACGTGATTGAGTCGGCAGGTTCTGATACTGGCAAAGCGCATGTGATCAAGTCTCACCATAATGTGGGCGGCTTGCCTGAAGATATGGAGCTGGGTTTGGTTGAGCCTCTACGCGAGTTGTTTAAGGACGAAGTGCGCAAGATTGGTTTGGAGTTGGGTTTGCCTTACGACATGCTGTATCGTCATCCGTTCCCTGGGCCGGGTCTTGGCGTTCGTGTGTTGGGCGAAGTGAAGAAAGAATACTGCGATCTGTTGCGTCGAGCCGATGCTATCTTTATTGAAGAATTGATGAATGCTGATTTGTACAACAAAGTGAGTCAGGCGTTTACGGTATTCTTGCCTGTGCGCTCTGTTGGCGTAATGGGTGATGCGCGTAAATACGACTGGGTTGTGTCACTTCGTGCGGTTGAAACCATTGATTTTATGACTGCTCATTGGGCGCATTTGCCTTATGATTTCCTGGGTAAAGTGTCTAACCGCATTATCAATGAGATTGATGGTATCTCCCGGGTGGTTTACGACATTTCCGGTAAACCACCCGCCACCATTGAATGGGAATAG
- the tadA gene encoding tRNA adenosine(34) deaminase TadA yields MSEKDDSEWMRYALSLADRAAAIGEVPVGAVVVLENKVIGEGWNQSILRHDPSAHAEMMAIRQAANQVENYRLINAALYVTLEPCPMCAGLLVHSRIAKIVYGASDYKTGAAGSIMNLLQHPQLNHQVEVVSGVLEQECADKISSFFARRRKEKKALKQERNQPSNNNISE; encoded by the coding sequence ATGTCGGAAAAAGATGATAGTGAATGGATGCGATATGCGTTGTCATTGGCGGATCGCGCTGCTGCAATTGGGGAAGTGCCCGTTGGGGCAGTGGTTGTATTGGAAAATAAAGTGATTGGTGAAGGCTGGAATCAGTCAATTTTGCGCCATGATCCGTCAGCCCATGCCGAGATGATGGCTATCCGCCAAGCGGCTAATCAGGTGGAAAACTATCGCCTCATTAATGCTGCTCTCTATGTCACCTTGGAACCTTGCCCTATGTGCGCTGGCTTGCTGGTGCATAGCCGTATTGCAAAGATCGTTTATGGAGCCAGCGATTATAAAACCGGGGCGGCAGGCAGCATTATGAATTTGTTGCAGCATCCGCAACTTAACCATCAGGTTGAAGTGGTGTCGGGCGTATTGGAACAAGAATGTGCTGATAAAATCTCGTCTTTTTTTGCTCGCAGAAGAAAAGAGAAAAAGGCGTTGAAACAAGAACGTAACCAGCCTTCGAACAACAACATATCAGAGTGA